The genomic segment CCTTGTCAAACCTGCGGTTTGAGGGAGTTTTGGGGTGTTTCGTTTTTAGCACTCGATTCATCTCGCCGCCAAATCAAAGATTATGGCGGGAGCCTTCTCTCGGAATTAGGTAAAATAATTTTTGACTTTTAACTTTTGACTTCTCCTATCTCTACCTAAGCCTGATTAAAAATCATCATCATAATTTCGCATCGTTTTCGGGTCAGGCGCAAAGGCTAACCACAAAGGAAATTGCAGTATACCTAAACTGATTTGTTCTTCGGAATCATCAATGATAATTAAAGGTAATTGATTGGCTTTTACCAAACGGTCGGCTTTTTGGGCTAAAGCGTCTGCTGCTTCAAATAAGACAACGCCCCTGTCAGGGCCAAAATCTGGGCGACCGATACCCAAACAGTCTTGCAAACCCCGCCGCCATTCACCCAAGCGTTCTGGTGTGTTGGCTAAAACCAAAGTACGGACGCGATCGCCATACAATTTATGTAATATCGAAATAATCGCCGAAGCAATCAAAGTATTCTGCAAACGGCTACCCATCGTCCGCAAAGCACCCCGTCCCCCTTGACCAAAAAACCAATTCGAGACTCGTTCTGCATGAACAGGTTCAAAGGTGCGGCGTAATTGCCAAGCCGGGCCATAATAATCCGGTTTGTTGCGATATTGGTCAATCAAGCGGCGGACTTGCTTACTCGTTTCTTGAAACTGCTGTTGAGCAAATTGGGGTGTAATTGCTTCTGGTTCGGCGGGTTTAGCTTCTTTAACAGTTGGCTTTTCCCGTTCTCTAACTTCTGGTACCAGTTGTAACTGCTCGGCGGCGACGGCTAAGTCTTGTAAGCTACCAGTCAGATAATCTTTAAAACCTTGCACACGAATAGCCAAATCTTGCGATGCACCAGCAAATGTGGTTCGCATTTCGTTGCGGATGCGTTCTTGGCGGCGTTCTAACTGTTCTACAGAAATTTGCAGGGCTTGTTTACGTTGTTCTAATTGTGCTAATGATTCCTGCACAATGCGCCCTAGTGAAGTTTGCGTTTCACTTAATTGTGTTTGCAGCGTGTTGTAAGTTACTTGCAAACTCGCAATTTCGGCTTTGAGTGCAGCTTCAGTTTCTTGCAACTGAGCTAACCTTTGCTCTGCATCTGCGTATACTGATTCTGTTTTTAACCCTAATACAGTTGTCTCAGTTGCTAAGGGAAATTCTGGGGCTGGTTCATCTGTCAAACTAGCCAATTCTATACTTGTGTTGCTG from the Aulosira sp. FACHB-615 genome contains:
- a CDS encoding DUF3086 domain-containing protein, which encodes MNPESSPTPEPIDEWLEQIQPENPTTDNPDNSSVESVLEPEATASAVDAEPSNTSIELASLTDEPAPEFPLATETTVLGLKTESVYADAEQRLAQLQETEAALKAEIASLQVTYNTLQTQLSETQTSLGRIVQESLAQLEQRKQALQISVEQLERRQERIRNEMRTTFAGASQDLAIRVQGFKDYLTGSLQDLAVAAEQLQLVPEVREREKPTVKEAKPAEPEAITPQFAQQQFQETSKQVRRLIDQYRNKPDYYGPAWQLRRTFEPVHAERVSNWFFGQGGRGALRTMGSRLQNTLIASAIISILHKLYGDRVRTLVLANTPERLGEWRRGLQDCLGIGRPDFGPDRGVVLFEAADALAQKADRLVKANQLPLIIIDDSEEQISLGILQFPLWLAFAPDPKTMRNYDDDF